One genomic region from bacterium encodes:
- a CDS encoding CoA transferase yields the protein MKLLKDIRVLDLTNVLSGPFATLHLSLLGAEVIKIENPEDGDLARKLGNVPELNEKLMGTSFLAQNANKKSVTLNLKDEKAKEIFLKLVKTADVVVENFRPGVMDRLGIGYKELKKINSKIVFCAISGFGQTGPDAMKPAYDQIIQGLSGVMAVNGDERLNPLRCGFPVCDTVGGLNAAFAIMAALYSREKSGEGQFIDIALLDSIMPLMGWVAANLLIGHQPPTLLGNDNMTAAPSGTFATKDGSINIAANKQEQWEAVADELGLHELKSDPRFQKRDARKKNRKELTPLLEEKLKLNSTSHWVKILNKRGVPSGEILSLADALDTPQVKHRKTIETIRAEGIGELKLFNLTAKFENDTGAVELPPPKLSEHTDEILTGAGYSRAEIDLFREKGII from the coding sequence ATGAAATTACTGAAAGACATACGCGTATTAGACTTAACCAATGTGTTATCTGGGCCTTTCGCGACGCTGCACTTGTCCTTGCTTGGCGCGGAGGTCATTAAAATAGAAAATCCGGAAGACGGCGATCTCGCGCGTAAATTGGGCAATGTTCCTGAACTCAATGAGAAACTCATGGGAACCAGTTTTCTCGCTCAAAACGCCAATAAAAAATCCGTCACGCTGAATCTGAAAGACGAGAAGGCCAAAGAGATATTTCTGAAATTAGTGAAAACGGCCGACGTAGTCGTCGAAAATTTTCGTCCCGGAGTGATGGATAGACTGGGCATCGGATATAAAGAATTGAAAAAAATTAATTCCAAAATCGTGTTCTGCGCCATTTCCGGGTTTGGACAAACCGGCCCGGACGCTATGAAGCCGGCATATGATCAGATCATTCAGGGGCTGAGCGGAGTCATGGCAGTCAACGGGGATGAAAGGTTAAATCCTCTGCGTTGCGGTTTTCCCGTCTGCGATACCGTCGGGGGACTCAACGCGGCGTTTGCGATCATGGCGGCGTTGTATTCCCGTGAAAAAAGCGGTGAAGGCCAGTTCATCGACATTGCATTGCTCGACTCGATCATGCCGCTGATGGGATGGGTTGCCGCGAATCTGCTGATCGGGCATCAACCTCCGACGTTATTGGGCAATGATAATATGACCGCAGCTCCGTCCGGAACGTTTGCAACCAAAGACGGCAGTATCAATATTGCGGCAAATAAGCAGGAACAATGGGAAGCCGTTGCTGACGAATTGGGTTTGCATGAACTTAAATCCGATCCGCGATTTCAAAAACGCGATGCTAGAAAAAAGAACCGTAAAGAATTGACGCCATTACTCGAGGAAAAATTAAAACTCAATTCCACGTCGCATTGGGTGAAAATATTAAATAAGCGCGGAGTGCCGTCGGGTGAAATTCTTTCATTGGCTGATGCGCTTGATACGCCGCAGGTTAAACATCGTAAAACTATTGAAACTATCCGCGCGGAGGGAATCGGCGAACTCAAACTATTTAATTTAACGGCAAAATTTGAAAACGACACTGGCGCCGTCGAGTTACCGCCGCCGAAGCTTTCTGAACACACGGATGAAATATTAACGGGAGCGGGATATTCACGCGCGGAGATAGATTTATTCAGAGAAAAAGGGATCATTTAA